In the Hordeum vulgare subsp. vulgare chromosome 7H, MorexV3_pseudomolecules_assembly, whole genome shotgun sequence genome, one interval contains:
- the LOC123410497 gene encoding mediator of RNA polymerase II transcription subunit 6 — MAATPLPPPPPADGPAALPPPPGTDMTGICFRDQLWLNTYPLDRNLVFDYFALSPFYDITCNNESLRSRQIHPLDMSQLTKMTGLEYVLSEVMEPHLFVMRKQKRSNSEKADPLLAYYILDGSIYQAPLLGSVFASRISRAMHHISKAFSTACSKLEKIGNAETEADAAASESKAQKETIDLKELKRVDHILMSLQRKLPPAPPPPPFPDGYVPTEQEKGPDDLLASEALPPAIDPIIDQGPAKRPRFQ, encoded by the exons ATGGCGGCGACGCCGCTCCCGCCCCCGCctccggccgacggcccggcggcgcTCCCGCCCCCGCCGGGGACGGACATGACGGGGATCTGCTTCCGCGACCAGCTGTGGCTCAACACCTACCCGCTGGACCGCAACCTCGTCTTCGACTACTTCGCCCTCTCCCCCTTCTACGACATCACCTGCAACAACGAGTCCCTCCGCTCGCGCCAAATCCACCCCCTCGACATGTCCCAGCTCAC GAAGATGACCGGGTTGGAGTACGTGCTGAGCGAAGTGATGGAGCCGCACCTGTTCGTGATGCGCAAGCAGAAAAGGTCCAACTCCGAGAAGGCCGACCCCTTGCTCGCCTACTACATCCTCGACGGCTCCATCTACCAGGCGCCCCTGCTTGGCAGCGTTTTCGCCTCCCGCATA AGCAGGGCTATGCATCATATTTCAAAAGCATTTTCTACGGCATGCTCAAAGTTGGAGAAGATTGGTAATG CTGAAACAGAGGCTGATGCGGCAGCTTCTGAATCAAAGGCCCAGAAGGAAACAATTGACTTAAAGGAGTTGAAACGAGTTGATCACATCCTCATGTCTTTGCAACGGAAG CTGCCTCCTGCTCCTCCCCCTCCACCCTTTCCGGATGGTTATGTCCCAACAGAACAAGAGAAAGGGCCAGACGATCTGTTGGCCTCAGAGGCATTGCCTCCTGCAATCGACCCCATCATTGATCAAGGGCCAGCAAAAAGACCAAGATTTCAATGA